The following are encoded together in the Pseudomonas maumuensis genome:
- a CDS encoding OmpP1/FadL family transporter: MKKVLLKTSLGIAVAFASSHLLASGFALNEQSVSGMGTGFAGRSSSADDASTVYGNPAGMSRLKRQEVTVGGAAIFAKSDISGRGSNLGGETDGDMVPTVGVPMGFYVKPIDDHWAVGFGVYVPFGLVTDYGSGDAARYWGKKSHVEVVTFQPTISYAFNDKVSIGFGPTINKIKGELGSNIINRFTPGRNDGEVKIKGDDTAVGYNIGILVQATDRTRLGLTYHSMVDYKLEGNTKVNSALIGPFSGSKFDAELKIKTPESVDFSVTHELDDQWTLYAGTTFTRWSRLKDITVDNEVPAALRAQFGTITEEQNWHDTWAGAVGAAYKVNKQWTLRTGFSVDQSPTNNQDRSPRIPTGDRKIFSLGAGWSPNDDMTIDVAYSYLWEEDTKVNLASPTKGTYQAKYENSAHGVGASLTYRF, from the coding sequence ATGAAAAAAGTATTGCTCAAAACCTCTCTCGGTATTGCCGTTGCCTTCGCTTCCAGCCACTTGCTCGCCAGCGGTTTCGCGCTGAACGAACAAAGTGTCAGCGGCATGGGAACAGGTTTTGCGGGGCGTTCTTCTTCTGCCGATGATGCCAGCACGGTTTACGGAAACCCGGCAGGTATGTCACGCCTCAAGCGTCAGGAAGTAACCGTGGGCGGCGCAGCCATTTTCGCCAAGTCCGATATCTCGGGCCGTGGCAGCAACCTCGGGGGAGAAACCGACGGTGACATGGTTCCTACCGTCGGTGTGCCGATGGGCTTCTACGTCAAGCCGATCGATGACCATTGGGCTGTCGGTTTCGGCGTGTATGTGCCCTTCGGTCTGGTGACCGACTACGGCAGCGGCGATGCCGCCCGCTACTGGGGCAAGAAGAGCCACGTCGAAGTGGTGACCTTCCAGCCCACCATCAGCTATGCGTTCAACGACAAAGTGTCGATCGGCTTCGGTCCAACCATCAACAAGATCAAAGGTGAGCTCGGTTCGAATATCATCAACCGCTTCACCCCTGGCCGTAACGATGGCGAAGTGAAGATCAAGGGCGACGACACCGCAGTCGGCTACAACATCGGTATCCTGGTTCAGGCCACCGACCGCACTCGCCTCGGTCTGACCTACCACTCGATGGTGGACTACAAGCTCGAAGGCAATACCAAGGTCAACAGCGCCCTGATCGGCCCATTCAGCGGCAGCAAGTTCGATGCCGAGCTGAAGATCAAGACACCCGAATCGGTGGACTTCTCGGTCACTCATGAACTCGACGACCAATGGACCCTGTACGCCGGCACCACCTTCACCCGTTGGAGCCGCCTGAAGGACATCACTGTCGACAACGAAGTACCTGCGGCGCTGCGCGCTCAGTTCGGCACTATCACCGAAGAGCAGAACTGGCATGACACCTGGGCCGGCGCCGTTGGTGCGGCCTACAAGGTGAACAAGCAGTGGACACTGCGCACCGGTTTCTCGGTCGATCAGTCGCCAACCAACAACCAGGACCGTTCGCCACGCATCCCCACTGGCGATCGCAAGATCTTCAGCCTGGGTGCCGGCTGGAGCCCGAACGACGACATGACCATCGACGTGGCCTACTCCTACCTGTGGGAGGAAGACACCAAGGTCAACCTGGCAAGCCCGACCAAAGGTACTTACCAGGCGAAATACGAAAACAGCGCCCACGGCGTGGGTGCTTCGCTGACCTACCGCTTCTAA
- a CDS encoding tetratricopeptide repeat protein, producing MKLRGKHLASPDASPSLPSPKRFSLKVALWLLDSPHLGDKPSVKHLAGRMLKQPARQGVVVAQSRLGQMLCRDCGNARDRRIGHELLRQAARAGDRRAQLEYGRLCQAQAPEQARFWLELAAGQGSQEARRLLRQWFPG from the coding sequence ATGAAGCTTCGCGGTAAACACCTCGCCAGTCCTGATGCCTCGCCATCGCTGCCTTCCCCCAAGCGCTTTTCCCTGAAAGTGGCCCTGTGGCTGCTCGATAGTCCCCATCTGGGCGACAAGCCCAGTGTCAAGCACCTGGCCGGACGCATGCTCAAGCAACCGGCGCGCCAGGGCGTGGTGGTAGCCCAAAGCCGCTTGGGGCAGATGCTCTGCCGTGACTGTGGCAATGCCCGCGACCGACGCATCGGTCATGAACTGTTGCGCCAGGCGGCCCGCGCCGGTGATCGCCGAGCTCAGCTGGAATATGGCCGGCTGTGCCAGGCCCAGGCACCTGAACAGGCGCGTTTTTGGCTGGAGCTGGCGGCGGGGCAGGGCTCGCAGGAGGCGCGGCGCTTGTTGCGCCAATGGTTCCCCGGCTAA
- a CDS encoding RHS repeat-associated core domain-containing protein, translating into MAMQNLTLCDQQHSVLASAGAARSYPPYGALPAATGPRLAYCGQAREASTGFYHLGNGYRSYDPCLMRFLSPDVLSPFAKGGINAYAYCAGDPINYQDRSGRVKLPLNWTPSKGSVRGFSDNSSLGVNGSRITYNSTSPILTRAYNSSAEILTVDPSWLPGLTEAWMYGSASAAVGHTLVGLKQMFYNPKAAKANFIAASVNAGAAVMAGIELSMGVSGNVPMSVDKQISYGIGSGLVFGAQVASSSVAAHMSWSKPSASSGQSGDSFEMNELNKGGRSSKAVDGNSEVSTLVRSSN; encoded by the coding sequence ATGGCGATGCAAAATCTAACACTATGTGACCAGCAACATTCAGTTCTGGCGTCGGCAGGTGCTGCTCGAAGCTACCCGCCTTATGGTGCATTGCCAGCAGCCACTGGCCCACGGCTGGCGTATTGTGGTCAGGCGCGTGAAGCATCGACGGGTTTTTATCACTTGGGTAATGGGTATCGAAGTTACGACCCTTGCTTGATGCGTTTCTTATCTCCCGATGTGTTGAGCCCGTTCGCGAAGGGCGGCATAAATGCATATGCCTATTGTGCTGGAGATCCGATCAACTATCAGGACCGCAGTGGTAGGGTAAAACTTCCACTTAACTGGACACCAAGTAAAGGGTCAGTTCGAGGATTTTCTGATAATTCTAGTCTTGGCGTAAATGGGTCGAGGATAACTTATAATTCTACCTCCCCAATCTTGACGCGAGCTTACAACTCGTCTGCTGAAATTTTGACGGTAGATCCCTCGTGGCTACCTGGTCTTACAGAAGCCTGGATGTATGGGTCGGCAAGTGCAGCCGTTGGTCATACATTGGTTGGGCTTAAACAGATGTTCTATAACCCCAAGGCAGCGAAGGCTAATTTTATCGCAGCAAGCGTTAATGCCGGTGCCGCCGTAATGGCAGGGATAGAATTGTCAATGGGCGTAAGTGGGAATGTTCCAATGAGTGTGGATAAACAAATTTCATACGGGATTGGTTCCGGTCTTGTTTTCGGTGCGCAAGTTGCGAGTAGCAGCGTTGCTGCTCACATGTCTTGGTCTAAGCCAAGTGCTAGTAGCGGGCAGTCGGGCGATAGTTTCGAAATGAACGAACTTAATAAAGGTGGTAGATCTTCGAAAGCTGTAGATGGGAATAGTGAGGTGAGTACGCTAGTGCGTAGCAGCAATTGA